From the genome of Sylvia atricapilla isolate bSylAtr1 chromosome 26, bSylAtr1.pri, whole genome shotgun sequence, one region includes:
- the GDF15 gene encoding growth/differentiation factor 15 produces MLLSRAMPSALGAALTCLQLLLLLSSVDCRPHAWHRDRLQLEAVKKEILERLGMSAPPVLRRQLDQESIQRAQRLYQQKVAELARNRSREREEEEESRSRRLHRLTPTLSHWLDIPEGHRDSQGHRDIQGHREEPRGPYRYHLLVSRTADFHRQLRVLQAELKLFKQPLSVPGASVPPRVTIYTLQGAEGTPQLLHSQELARHSQSLDLTGAIQPWVAGPEATLSLELDFTANISAALVTSWGETPVLEVETREKPARAARRARGLEEECGRSDGRCCLKSLKVSFHDIGWSDWVVAPNSYYMRFCEGSCPHNYKPASMHAQIKSRVHSLSKAAPPPCCVPAGYDPMVLMHLDSEGRLVSSLFEDMLVTRCHCA; encoded by the exons atgctgctgagcagagcgATGCCGAGCGCGCTGGGGGCCGCTCtcacctgcctgcagctcctgctgctcctgtcctccGTGGATTGCCGGCCCCACGCGTGGCACCGCgacaggctgcagctggaagctgTCAAAAAGGAGATCCTGGAGCGCCTGGGGATGTCGGCTCCCCCCGTCCTGCGGCGGCAGCTGGACCAGGAGAGCATCCAGAGAGCGCAGCGGCTCTACCAGCAGAAAGTGGCGGAGCTGGCGAGGAACAGGAGCcgggagagggaggaagaggaggaaagcaggagcaggaggctgcatCGCCTGACCCCCACCT tgtcgCACTGGCTGGACATCCCCGAGGGACACCGAGACTCTCAAGGACACCGGGACATCCAGGGACATCGGGAGGAGCCCCGAGGTCCTTATCGCTACCACCTCCTTGTCTCCCGCACCGCCGATTTCCACCGGCAGCTCCGGGTGCTGCAGGCGGAGCTCAAACTCTTCAAGCAGCCTCTGTCCGTGCCCGGCGCTTCGGTGCCACCTCGGGTCACCATCTACACCTTacagggggctgaggggaccccccagctcctgcacagccaaGAATTGGCCCGGCATTCCCAAAGCCTGGATCTGACAGGAGCCATCCAGCCCTGGGTGGCCGGGCCCGAGGCCACGCTGAGCCTGGAGTTGGATTTCACCGCCAACATCTCGGCAGCCCTGGTCACCTCCTGGGGGGAAACGCCGGTGCTGGAGGTGGAAACCCGAGAGAAACCAGCTCGGGCGGCCCGGAGAGCTcgagggctggaggaggaatgCGGGAGGAGCGACGGGAGATGCTGCCTGAAGTCGCTGAAGGTTTCCTTCCACGACATCGGCTGGTCCGACTGGGTGGTCGCCCCCAACAGCTACTACATGAGGTTCTGCGAGGGTTCCTGCCCCCACAACTACAAACCGGCCAGCATGCACGCCCAGATCAAATCCCGAGTGCATTCCCTGTCCAAGGCTGCCCCCCCGCCCTGCTGTGTCCCCGCGGGGTACGACCCCATGGTGCTGATGCACCTGGACAGCGAGGGCAGGCTGGTGTCCAGCCTCTTCGAGGACATGCTGGTCACCAGGTGCCACTGTGCCTGA